Part of the Ruegeria sp. AD91A genome, ACCAGCCAGCGGAAAACAAGACCCATTACTGCCCCAGATTCTTATTAAGTGAACGTTGGTCTGAGACTAGAGGATGGTCGGTCTGACCGAAAGAGGAACGCGGCAAGAACCTGCGCGGAGAGGGTTGAAATTAAATGCCCCGCCGCAGTGTTGCGCTGCGACGGGGCCGTGTGTGGGGGAAGTGGTAATCCGGGTTATGGAATGATGCGGGTGTATTTCGTTCCTTCGACGGTTGCGCCGATCTGAAGGCCAGCTTGCCCGAAGATCGCGGCCAGAACAGGGCTGCGCAGAGTCGTGGTGTCGGTCGACAACGAGTCGCCCTGATCGCTGACCACATATCCGATGTCGGCCCCGGCGGTCCAACCGCTTGAACGACGGAAATCATTCAGCGCATCTTCTGTCATGAAGAACAGCACATGCGCATATTGCTGAGCGCCGATCTGCAATCCGGCGGTGCCTTTGACGGCCGAGTAGTAATCGACTGTAGCGCCGTTGATACGCAACGCGCCGCGGCCATAGCCGCCGCCGAATACAAACCCCGCCTCGGTGATCAATGGCATGACAAGCAAGCCGTTGGCTTTGTTCGCGATTTCCACGGTGTTGGGGTATCGGCTGTACATCTCGGTCAGCGTGGCATCGACGCGGGCGTCGATCGTGGCCGAGTTAGAATTGCCGACGCCGTTGCCGCAGGCAGCGGTCAGGGTCAGGCCTGCCATGCCCAAGGCAAAGCCGCGACGGTTCAGTCGGGGGGAGTTGGAACTGCTCATGGTTTTTTCTCTGTAACTGTGCCTGATATGTCGGGTGATCCCGATCTTGCTGGCAAGGATACGCCGATTAGGGCGATGTGTCACGGGAAAGCTGCCCGCTGAAGGGGATTTGTCGGCGAAAAGTTGCGACTCTTCGGGGTTTTAGCCTTGCAGGATGCGGGCAACCTGAGGTGAGAAATAGGTCAGGATGCCATCGCATCCTGCGCGCTTGAAGGCCAGCAGGCTTTCAAGCATTGCCTTTTCTCCGTCGATCCAGCCATTCTGGGCGGCAGCCTGGATCATCGCGTATTCGCCCGAGACCTGGTAGGCATAGGTGGGTGCGCCGAAACTGTCTTTCACACGACGACAGATATCCAGATAGGGCATTCCGGGTTTGATCATCACCATGTCCGCGCCCTCGGTCAGGTCACGCTCGATCAGGCGCAACGCCTCGTCCGAGTTGGCAGGATCCATCTGGTAGGTTTTCTTGTCACCGGTCAGCGCGCCTGACGCGCCGACGGCGTCGCGGAAGGGGCCGAAAAAAGCGCTGGCGTATTTCGCGGCATAGCTGAGGATCATCACGTTGTGATGCCCGGCGCCTTCCAATGCGCGGCGCATCTCCCCGATCCGGCCGTCCATCATGTCCGACGGCCCGATGATGTCGGCTCCGGCGTCGGCCTGGGCAAGGGTCATCTTGACCAGCGCTTCGATGGTCTGATCATTCACGATCTCGCCGTCGACGACGTAACCGTCATGACCATTTATATTGTACGGGTCCAGCGCCACGTCTGTCATCACCGCGATGTCAGGGGCTGCCGCCTTGATCGCCCGGATGGCCCGGTTCGACAGGTTGTCAGGGTTCCAGGCCTCGGCGCAGTCTTCTGTTTTCAGCGCAGAATCCGTATAGGGAAAAATGCATATCGCGGGGATTCCAAGCGCCTGCGCTTCGATGGCCGCTTTTGCAATCAGATCCACCGAACGGCGGACCACGCCCGGCATCGAGGGTACGGGCTCTTCAATCCCTTCACCGTCGCGTACGAAAACGGGCCAGATCAGGTCATCCGTGGTCAAGGTGTTCTCGCGCACAAGCCCGCGAATTGCCTGAGATTGACGGGCACGCCGAAAGCGGGTCATGGGATAGGGTGCAATGGTCGGTTTCATGGCGCGTTCTCCTTGAACATTCGTGCATTGGGTGGCATGAATTCACAAAGGTCTCAAGGGTATCAATGGACGCGGCAGCGTGGCAGAACCTCTCTGAGAGGTTTGAATAAAGGGTTGGGTTTGGACTGGTACTCTTCGATCTTTGAAGTCATCGACATGCGCAGCTTCTCGAATCTCTGGTTCTGGATCGTGCTGGCGGTTGTCTGGTCATCGGCAAGCCACTGGGTGATGGGTATTCCCTATGATCTGGTGGTTCGTGCCCGACGCATTGGCGGGCAGGTCGAGATCGATCTTCTGGACATCGTTCGCATACACATCAACCGAATACTGTTGATCGTCGACATGTCCGGCACCATCTTACTGGCATTTGGGTGTTTTTTGTTCACCGGCTTGGCCACGCTGGGGTTCTACTATGGGGTCGAGTTCGCACAGGCCGTGTTTCTGCTTTTGTTTCCATTGACGCTTGTTCTGCTGGTGAACATCGTGCATGCACGACGATTGCGGCGGCAGGAACTGACGCTCGACTCCGTTTCGAAAACCATTGCGCGCTGTCGGCTTTATACCCAGATCATAGGCATGATCTCGATACTGGTCACTTCGTTCTGGGGCATGTATCAGAACATCTCGATTGGCGTTCTGGGATAGCAAAATCTGAAAGGCGAGGCGATGAAGGCTCCGAACCACGTGACAGTTGGCGGCGCCCCTGAAGGGTTTGACGCGCAGCTTGTGCTGAACGAAATCGCCCGCAGCAACGGGCCGGTGGCCCATGTCGCGCGAGATGACAAGCGGATGGAGGCGATGCGCGCTGCGCTGGCTTTCTTTGCCCCCGACATGCCGGTCTTCGTGTTTCCTGGCTGGGATTGTCTGCCTTATGACCGGGTGTCCCCCAATGCGGATATCTCGGCGGCCCGCGTTGCCACGCTGGCTGCGCTGGTTCACCAGATGCCGCAGAAATTCGTGTTGTTGACGACATTGAATGCGGCTACCCAACGCGTCCCGGCGCGAGACGTGTTGCGCGAGGCGGCTTTTACCGCCCGCGTCGATCAGCGCATTGACGAGACCGCGCTGCGCAACTTCCTGGTGCGCATGGGGTTCACGCAAAGCCCCACCGTGATGGAGCCGGGCGATTATGCCATTCGCGGCGGTATCATCGACATCTTCCCGCCGGGTGAATCGGGCCCTGTCCGTCTGGACTTGTTCGGAGATGTACTGGACGGCGCGCGCCGTTTTGATCCCGTGTCTCAGCGCACGACCGAAAAGCTGGACGTGGTCGAACTTGCTCCGGTGTCCGAGGTCATTCTGGATGACGCGGCCATCACACGGTTCCGCCAGAACTATCGCATTGAATTCGGCGCCGCCGGCACCGATGATCCGCTTTACGAGGCTGTAAGCGCCGGTCGCAAACATCAGGGCATCGAACATTGGCTGCCATTCTTCCACGACAAGCTTGAAACGCTGTTTGATTATTTGCCGGATGCCACGATCACTGTCGATGATCAGGTTACACCGGCCAGACTGGCCCGATGGGACACGATTGCCGATCAATATGAAACCCGGCGACTGGCGCTGGAAAACCGATCCCGTATGGATACGGTCTACAAACCCACACCTCCGGGCCTGCTGTATCTCGATGATGCCGCGTGGGAGGCGGCCGTCGGAGATCGGCGTGTCATGCAGTTCAGCCCCTTGCCGCAGGCGTCGGGCCCGGGTGTCATCGATGCGGGCGGGCGGATCGGGCGCAACTTTGCGCCCGAACGTCAGCAGGAAAGCATCAGCCTGTTCGGTGCTTTGGCCAGCCACATTGCAGCCAGGCTCGACAAAGGTCCGGTGCTGATTGCGTCCTATTCGGAAGGTGCGCGCGAACGTCTGACTGGCCTGATCGAGGATGAAGGTCTGGCCGAGGCGATTCCGATAACAAATGGCACGCGTATCGGAAAGCGCGGCTTGCACCTTGCCGTCTGGGCGCTGGAGCACGGTTTTGAGGCCCCCGACCTGACGGTGATCGCCGAACAGGATGTTCTGGGCGACAGGCTGATCCGCCAACCCAAGAAGCGCCGCAAGGCCGAAAATTTCCTGACCGAGACCCAATCCCTCAGCCCCGGTGATCTGGTGGTGCATGTTGACCACGGGATCGGTCGTTACATGGGGATGGAGGTCGTCACAGCCGCCGGTGCCGCCCATGAGTGTCTGCTGCTGGAATATGCCGAGCAGGCAAAGCTGTACCTGCCGGTCGAAAATATCGAACTGCTGTCGAAATACGGCCATGACCAAGGTCTTTTGGATCGACTTGGCGGCGGCGCATGGCAGGCCAAGAAAGCCAAGCTGAAAGAACGCATCCGCGAGATGGCCGACAAGCTGATCCGCATCGCGGCTGAACGTGCCTTGCGAAAAGCTCCGGTAATGGACCCACCTCCGCATGCATGGGAAGAGTTCAGCGCCCGTTTCCCATATCAGGAAACCGACGACCAGTTGAGCGCGATCTCGGATGTGATGGAGGACATGCACTCCGGCGCGCCGATGGACCGGCTGATCTGCGGTGACGTCGGCTTTGGCAAGACCGAGGTGGCAATGCGCGCCGCCTTTGTCGCCGCCATGTCCGGCGTGCAGGTGGCGGTCGTGGCACCAACAACACTGCTGGCCCGCCAGCACGCAGCAAGCTTCAGGGAACGGTTCCGTGGGTTTCCTCTGGAGGTTCGGCAATTGTCGCGCTTTGTCTCGTCGAAAGAGGCCCAGAAAACCCGCGACGGTTTGGCGCGCGGTACGGTGGATATCGTGATCGGGACCCATGCGCTGCTGGCCAAGAACATAAGGTTTAACAATCTGGGTCTGCTGATCATCGACGAGGAACAGCATTTCGGTGTCAGCCATAAGGAACGGCTGAAACAACTGCGCAGTGACATCCATGTACTGACACTGACCGCGACCCCGATTCCACGAACGCTGCAATTGTCGCTGACCGGGGTGCGCGACCTGTCGATCATTGGTACCCCGCCAATCGACCGTTTGGCAATCAGAACCTATGTCAGCGAATTCGACGCGGTCACGATCCGAGAGGCGCTTCTGCGCGAACACTATCGTGGCGGCCAAAGCTTCTACGTCGTTCCCCGTATCTCGGACCTGCCCGAGATCGAGGAGTTTTTGAAAGAGCAGCTGCCGGAACTGACCTATGTGGTTGCACATGGGCAAATGGCAGCCGGTGAGCTCGATGATCGCATGAACGCGTTCTATGACGGTAAATACGATGTGCTGCTGGCTACAACGATTGTCGAAAGCGGGCTGGATATTCCGACGGCGAACACGATGGTTGTGCACCGCGCGGATATGTTCGGCCTTGCGCAGCTCTATCAGATCAGGGGTCGCGTTGGGCGCTCGAAAACTCGTGCCTATGCCTATCTGACCACCAAACCACGCCAGAAGCTGACCGCCACGGCCGAGAAACGCCTGCGTGTCCTGGGATCGCTGGACACGTTGGGCGCCGGGTTTACGCTGGCTTCTCAGGATCTCGACATTCGCGGCGCGGGGAACCTGCTGGGTGAAGAGCAGTCCGGCCAGATGCGTGACGTCGGCTATGAACTTTATCAATCCATGCTGGAAGAGGCGATTGCCAAGATCAAAGCGGGTGAAATGGAGGGGCTGTCAGATGCTGATGACCAGTGGGCCCCGCAGATCAATCTGGG contains:
- a CDS encoding YSC84-related protein, which produces MSSSNSPRLNRRGFALGMAGLTLTAACGNGVGNSNSATIDARVDATLTEMYSRYPNTVEIANKANGLLVMPLITEAGFVFGGGYGRGALRINGATVDYYSAVKGTAGLQIGAQQYAHVLFFMTEDALNDFRRSSGWTAGADIGYVVSDQGDSLSTDTTTLRSPVLAAIFGQAGLQIGATVEGTKYTRIIP
- the hemB gene encoding porphobilinogen synthase is translated as MKPTIAPYPMTRFRRARQSQAIRGLVRENTLTTDDLIWPVFVRDGEGIEEPVPSMPGVVRRSVDLIAKAAIEAQALGIPAICIFPYTDSALKTEDCAEAWNPDNLSNRAIRAIKAAAPDIAVMTDVALDPYNINGHDGYVVDGEIVNDQTIEALVKMTLAQADAGADIIGPSDMMDGRIGEMRRALEGAGHHNVMILSYAAKYASAFFGPFRDAVGASGALTGDKKTYQMDPANSDEALRLIERDLTEGADMVMIKPGMPYLDICRRVKDSFGAPTYAYQVSGEYAMIQAAAQNGWIDGEKAMLESLLAFKRAGCDGILTYFSPQVARILQG
- a CDS encoding component of SufBCD complex, with product MDWYSSIFEVIDMRSFSNLWFWIVLAVVWSSASHWVMGIPYDLVVRARRIGGQVEIDLLDIVRIHINRILLIVDMSGTILLAFGCFLFTGLATLGFYYGVEFAQAVFLLLFPLTLVLLVNIVHARRLRRQELTLDSVSKTIARCRLYTQIIGMISILVTSFWGMYQNISIGVLG
- the mfd gene encoding transcription-repair coupling factor, producing the protein MKAPNHVTVGGAPEGFDAQLVLNEIARSNGPVAHVARDDKRMEAMRAALAFFAPDMPVFVFPGWDCLPYDRVSPNADISAARVATLAALVHQMPQKFVLLTTLNAATQRVPARDVLREAAFTARVDQRIDETALRNFLVRMGFTQSPTVMEPGDYAIRGGIIDIFPPGESGPVRLDLFGDVLDGARRFDPVSQRTTEKLDVVELAPVSEVILDDAAITRFRQNYRIEFGAAGTDDPLYEAVSAGRKHQGIEHWLPFFHDKLETLFDYLPDATITVDDQVTPARLARWDTIADQYETRRLALENRSRMDTVYKPTPPGLLYLDDAAWEAAVGDRRVMQFSPLPQASGPGVIDAGGRIGRNFAPERQQESISLFGALASHIAARLDKGPVLIASYSEGARERLTGLIEDEGLAEAIPITNGTRIGKRGLHLAVWALEHGFEAPDLTVIAEQDVLGDRLIRQPKKRRKAENFLTETQSLSPGDLVVHVDHGIGRYMGMEVVTAAGAAHECLLLEYAEQAKLYLPVENIELLSKYGHDQGLLDRLGGGAWQAKKAKLKERIREMADKLIRIAAERALRKAPVMDPPPHAWEEFSARFPYQETDDQLSAISDVMEDMHSGAPMDRLICGDVGFGKTEVAMRAAFVAAMSGVQVAVVAPTTLLARQHAASFRERFRGFPLEVRQLSRFVSSKEAQKTRDGLARGTVDIVIGTHALLAKNIRFNNLGLLIIDEEQHFGVSHKERLKQLRSDIHVLTLTATPIPRTLQLSLTGVRDLSIIGTPPIDRLAIRTYVSEFDAVTIREALLREHYRGGQSFYVVPRISDLPEIEEFLKEQLPELTYVVAHGQMAAGELDDRMNAFYDGKYDVLLATTIVESGLDIPTANTMVVHRADMFGLAQLYQIRGRVGRSKTRAYAYLTTKPRQKLTATAEKRLRVLGSLDTLGAGFTLASQDLDIRGAGNLLGEEQSGQMRDVGYELYQSMLEEAIAKIKAGEMEGLSDADDQWAPQINLGVPVLIPEDYVPDLDVRLGLYRRLSSLSTKVELEGFAAELIDRFGKLPKEVNTLMLVVRIKAMCKRAGIAKLDGGPKGATIQFHNDKFASPEGLVEFIQNQRGMAKVKDNKIVVRRDWKKDSDKIKGAFAIARDLAEKVVAEKKKTKAG